A single region of the Acanthopagrus latus isolate v.2019 chromosome 11, fAcaLat1.1, whole genome shotgun sequence genome encodes:
- the LOC119029053 gene encoding granzyme B(G,H)-like — protein MQDLHKLLLLHVLIYLGRNALGAKIINGVKVPEDSMQYMASVQARDGHVCGGSLIRGNFVLTAAHCDGDDDDFDVPVRVVFGTHDLRKTGTVRTIVQRCKHPDYQNDPPENDIMLLKLSQSVPDSETIQHIRLPPPDMNLQPDQLCRVAGWGVTEAGRGVDDLRVALVSVVDQKVCSQQWEEIPANVICAGGYETQNGACSGDSGGPLVCNGTAAGIVSFGDHFCRDESLPNVYTDVSKFRPWIDQIVKENGC, from the exons ATGCAGGACCTGCACAAACTTCTGCTCCTTCATGTTCTGATATATCTCGGACGAAATG CACTTGGAGCTAAAATCATAAATGGGGTAAAAGTCCCGGAGGACTCAATGCAGTATATGGCTTCAGTGCAGGCCAGAGACGGACATGTGTGTGGAGGCTCCCTCATCAGAGGCAACTTCGTcctcactgctgcacactgtgatggtgatgatgatgattttga TGTACCAGTGAGGGTTGTTTTTGGCACCCACGATCTCAGGAAGACTGGGACAGTAAGAACCATTGTGCAGAGATGCAAACACCCTGATTATCAGAATGACCCaccagaaaatgacatcatgctCCTCAAA ctgtctcAGAGTGTTCCAGACAGTGAAACAATACAACACATTCGACTTCCCCCTCCTGACATGAACCTGCAACCCGACCAACTCTGCCGTGTAGCTGGATGGGGAGTGACTGAAGCTGGTAGAGGTGTTGATGACCTGAGAGTGGCACTTGTGTCTGTCGTCGACCAGAAAGTCTGTAGCCAACAATGGGAAGAGATTCCTGCCAATGTCATCTGTGCAGGTGGATATGAAACGCAGAATGGAGCCTGCAGC GGTGATTCTGGTGGTCCTCTGGTGTGCAACGGGACGGCTGCTGGTATTGTGTCTTTTGGAGATCACTTTTGTAGGGACGAAAGCTTACCCAATGTCTACACAGACGTGTCCAAGTTCCGTCCCTGGATCGACCAGATTGTCAAGGAAAATGGTTGTTAA
- the LOC119029049 gene encoding mast cell protease 1A-like — protein MMQALHKLLLCHLLACLGPNALGDEIINGKKVPEKMMLYMASLQDKQHQHLCGGFLISEDFVVSAAHCNRSIPTSVVLGTHNLKKVGGTMRYAVEKTCIHPDYTDVQRGNDIMLLKLSKKAPRNNRVRPIQLPKTVNKTKDNAKCRVAGWGYTKTGGKVVDELQVVDVSFVNKEACQRKWQNKLPLTVICADGSGQNKGFCQGDSGGPLVCSGIAVGVVSFNWEKNCDYPNKPNVYTDVSKYLPWIKRILKQKNCKM, from the exons ATGATGCAAGCTCTGCACAAGCTTCTGCTCTGTCATCTTCTGGCATGTCTGGGACCTAACG CACTTGGGGATGAAATCATAAATGGTAAAAAGGTCCCGGAGAAGATGATGCTGTATATGGCCTCGCTGCAGGACAAACAGCATCAACATCTATGTGGAGGGTTCCTCATCAGTGAGGACTTTGTGGTCAGCGCTGCGCACTGTAACCGCTC GATTCCTACAAGTGTTGTTCTTGGCACCCACAATCTCAAGAAGGTTGGTGGAACAATGAGATATGCTGTGGAAAAGACATGCATCCATCCAGATTATACAGATGTACAACGTGGCAATGACATCATGCTCCTCAAA ctgtcTAAGAAAGCCCCACGGAACAACAGAGTACGACCGATTCAACTTCCAAAGactgtgaataaaacaaaagataacGCTAAGTGTCGCGTGGCTGGATGGGGCTACACAAAAACCGGTGGCAAAGTTGTTGATGAGCTGCAAGTAGTGGATGTGTCTTTTGTTAACAAGGAGGCCTGTCAGAGAAAATGGCAGAACAAACTTCCTCTCACTGTTATCTGTGCAGACGGATCTGGCCAAAATAAAGGAttctgtcag GGTGATTCTGGGGGTCCTCTGGTGTGCAGCGGGATAGCTGTAGGTGTTGTGTCTTTCAACTGGGAAAAAAACTGCGACTATCCAAACAAACCCAACGTCTACACGGATGTATCAAAGTACCTTCCCTGGATCAAGAGGATTCTCAAGCAAAAGAATTGTAAAATGTGA